Proteins from a single region of Synchiropus splendidus isolate RoL2022-P1 chromosome 3, RoL_Sspl_1.0, whole genome shotgun sequence:
- the LOC128755447 gene encoding kelch-like protein 34, whose translation MESYSFLYSSAQRTKLLSGFQRLRCEGKMCDVLLESEGVSFPCHRALLASSSDYFWALFGDATAERWAASVSLPAVTPEGLGAVLDFLYSGWLRISSSSLPDVLEAARYLQVEPAVSICERFIIDGLTSSTCCCYANLAGHHALSDAFEAANQTIAMEMSHLLQENRAYLLGLNMESMMALLDADEIPAVKEVELMKLALDWLSENGPLPLLKSNLLLSRLRFGLVDPSVLHGLSHKAMSTPLIRSQLTKALEYHRMGRAQPVRQNRQTTIRASPHRVLLVGGRSGPDGPEQDMLSFDPRNRKFTCLSAKVPLRLRDHCVCSVGGFLFVVGGDVVREGNDDGKSLVMDTSAQVWRYDPRFDHWEQVESMLERRAQFSCCVVQDVIYVMGGRQTQAETRVSLSSVEQYDMTLGAWRRGAPLPYHLHGHASTVLNDSIYLSGGLQGHRTNVAIRHGEDGVSSKDLLQWNLQSRAWDKRASMSIGRFGHRLVSVAGSIFALLGMYEPFCDIERYHSEADQWTRLRPLLNGSFSYGMVPTSAGSILVFGGRRWSEGQEVIVRSVLEYDPKKDQWKEICQLPRPLTGTECTLLPLPD comes from the coding sequence ATGGAGAGCTACTCCTTCCTCTACAGCTCTGCCCAAAGAACCAAGCTCCTCTCTGGCTTCCAACGGCTGCGCTGCGAGGGAAAGATGTGCGATGTGCTTTTGGAAAGCGAAGGCGTCTCGTTCCCGTGTCACCGCGCTCTGCTGGCCAGCTCCAGCGATTACTTCTGGGCCCTATTTGGAGACGCGACTGCAGAGAGATGGGCCGCCTCCGTCAGCCTTCCTGCTGTCACGCCAGAGGGTTTAGGGGCAGTTCTGGACTTTCTTTATTCCGGGTGGCTGCGGATTTCCTCCAGCTCTCTTCCTGACGTCCTGGAGGCCGCTCGCTACCTGCAGGTGGAGCCAGCTGTCTCCATATGTGAGCGATTCATCATCGACGGGTTGACCTCGAGCACCTGCTGCTGCTACGCTAACCTGGCCGGACACCACGCCCTCTCCGACGCATTTGAAGCTGCCAACCAAACCATCGCTATGGAGATGAGCCACTTGCTACAAGAAAACAGAGCGTACCTACTCGGACTAAACATGGAGTCCATGATGGCGTTGCTTGACGCGGATGAAATACCTGCAGTCAAAGAGGTGGAGCTTATGAAGTTGGCTCTCGATTGGCTGAGTGAGAACGGGCCCCTCCCACTGCTGAAATCAAACCTTCTGCTTAGTCGCCTGCGCTTCGGATTGGTGGATCCAAGTGTGCTTCATGGTCTTAGCCACAAGGCAATGTCCACTCCGCTAATACGCAGCCAGCTGACCAAGGCGCTAGAGTACCACAGGATGGGAAGAGCTCAGCCGGTCAGACAGAACAGACAGACGACCATCAGAGCGTCACCTCACCGGGTCCTTCTAGTCGGGGGTAGGTCCGGCCCGGATGGTCCAGAGCAAGACATGCTGTCATTCGACCCCAGAAACCGGAAGTTTACGTGTCTCAGCGCGAAGGTTCCCTTAAGGCTGAGGGATCACTGCGTCTGCTCTGTGGGCGGCTTCTTGTTCGTGGTGGGGGGCGACGTGGTCAGAGAAGGAAACGACGACGGAAAGTCGCTCGTGATGGACACGTCTGCTCAGGTGTGGCGGTACGATCCTCGCTTTGACCACTGGGAGCAGGTGGAGTCCATGTTGGAGCGCCGAGCGCAGTTCAGTTGCTGCGTGGTCCAGGACGTCATCTACGTGATGGGAGGTCGGCAAACCCAAGCGGAGACTCGCGTCTCGCTATCCTCGGTGGAGCAGTATGACATGACGTTGGGAGCGTGGCGGCGAGGGGCGCCTCTGCCTTATCACCTTCATGGTCACGCTTCAACTGTGCTCAACGACAGCATCTACCTGTCAGGTGGCCTCCAGGGACACCGCACCAACGTCGCCATCCGACACGGGGAAGACGGAGTCAGCAGCAAAGACTTGCTGCAGTGGAATCTGCAAAGTCGAGCCTGGGACAAGAGGGCGTCCATGTCCATCGGCAGGTTCGGCCATCGCTTGGTCAGCGTGGCCGGCTCCATCTTCGCCCTGCTGGGCATGTACGAACCCTTCTGTGACATTGAACGCTACCATTCAGAAGCAGATCAGTGGACTCGCCTCAGGCCGCTCCTCAACGGATCGTTTAGCTACGGGATGGTGCCAACAAGCGCCGGCAGCATTCTGGTATTTGGAGGGAGGCGGTGGAGTGAAGGGCAGGAGGTGATAGTCAGGAGCGTGCTGGAATATGATCCCAAGAAAGACCAGTGGAAAGAAATCTGTCAGCTGCCCAGACCTCTCACGGGGACCGAGTGCACTTTGCTGCCCCTCCCCGACTAA